From Roseibium alexandrii DFL-11, the proteins below share one genomic window:
- a CDS encoding (2Fe-2S)-binding protein produces MSDIEQIPVTMTVNGKKVQRFVEPRTLLIHFLREDLDITGPHIGCETSHCGACTIEMNGMSVKACTVFAVQANNAELTTVEAMANADGTLSALQEGFRQMHGLQCGYCTPGMIMRAHVLLKENPNPTEDEIRMGISGNLCRCTGYQNIVKAIQYAAAKLNGTEFQEAAE; encoded by the coding sequence ATGAGCGATATTGAACAAATCCCGGTCACTATGACCGTCAACGGAAAGAAGGTGCAGCGCTTCGTGGAGCCGCGCACGCTTCTGATCCACTTCCTGCGGGAAGACCTTGATATCACCGGTCCGCATATCGGCTGTGAAACCTCCCATTGCGGCGCATGCACCATCGAGATGAACGGTATGTCGGTCAAGGCCTGCACGGTTTTTGCTGTCCAGGCGAACAACGCGGAGCTGACCACGGTCGAGGCCATGGCAAATGCCGACGGCACCTTGTCCGCGCTTCAGGAAGGCTTTCGCCAGATGCACGGTCTGCAGTGCGGCTATTGCACGCCGGGCATGATCATGCGGGCCCATGTGCTCTTGAAAGAGAACCCCAACCCGACAGAGGACGAGATCCGCATGGGGATCTCCGGCAACTTGTGCCGCTGCACCGGCTATCAGAACATCGTCAAGGCCATCCAGTACGCCGCGGCGAAGCTGAACGGAACCGAGTTTCAGGAGGCTGCAGAATGA
- a CDS encoding vWA domain-containing protein, giving the protein MASVHLESHDDLGTAVRVRLAGFVRSLRDSGYKVGLGETEDAIRLLRSDIIKRPQRLKEAFRALFSGRLSDWTKFDDVFDAYWLGRGVKSGIKVSGSSSRKTTKTIREMVDAQGPPQDTIAGDVDRVPGEEDEPSDETPSGRREGASIADHLGKADFRNIHDPEQLAKAHELAEKLARAMRIRLTRRDKQKRKGPRLDLRKTIRHSIAQGGTPIELIRKGPRTRQLRLVILLDASGSMSNYTGVFTRFVHGLLDNFREAEAFLFHTRLVHVSSALSERDATRALDRMGLMAQGIGGGTKIGEALADFNRSHAARVIHSRTCVMILSDGYDTGTPDQLGDEMARLRKRCKRIIWLNPMIGWDGYEPVTGGMQAALPHVDLFAPAHNLDSLAALEPYLERL; this is encoded by the coding sequence ATGGCCTCTGTCCATCTTGAAAGCCATGACGATCTTGGCACTGCAGTCCGGGTGCGCCTCGCCGGATTTGTGCGTTCCTTACGCGACAGCGGGTACAAGGTTGGGCTTGGCGAGACGGAAGATGCAATCCGATTGCTTCGGTCCGATATCATCAAACGTCCCCAGAGGCTGAAGGAAGCGTTCAGGGCCCTTTTTAGCGGCCGCTTGTCGGACTGGACCAAATTCGATGACGTGTTCGATGCCTATTGGCTCGGACGCGGTGTGAAATCGGGCATCAAGGTCTCCGGCAGCAGTTCCAGGAAGACCACGAAAACCATCCGCGAAATGGTTGATGCCCAAGGCCCGCCTCAGGACACCATTGCAGGCGATGTCGACAGGGTTCCGGGTGAAGAGGACGAGCCCAGCGACGAGACACCGTCAGGACGCCGGGAGGGCGCCAGCATTGCCGACCACCTCGGCAAGGCTGACTTCCGCAACATCCATGACCCGGAACAACTGGCCAAGGCCCATGAGCTGGCGGAAAAACTTGCCAGAGCCATGCGGATCCGCCTCACGCGCCGGGACAAGCAAAAGCGCAAGGGCCCGAGGCTCGACCTTCGCAAGACAATCCGTCACTCGATCGCCCAGGGAGGCACACCGATCGAGTTGATCCGCAAGGGGCCGCGCACGCGTCAGCTCCGTCTGGTGATCCTTCTCGATGCTTCCGGGTCGATGAGCAATTACACCGGTGTCTTCACACGGTTCGTGCACGGCCTGCTCGACAATTTCCGCGAAGCCGAAGCGTTTCTGTTCCACACCCGGCTTGTCCATGTTTCGTCCGCACTTTCAGAACGGGATGCAACGCGCGCCCTCGACCGGATGGGGCTGATGGCCCAGGGCATCGGCGGCGGGACGAAGATCGGCGAGGCCCTGGCGGACTTCAACAGGTCCCACGCTGCCCGCGTGATCCACTCACGAACCTGCGTGATGATCCTGTCCGATGGCTATGACACCGGCACACCGGACCAGCTCGGCGACGAAATGGCTCGCCTGCGCAAACGTTGCAAGCGGATCATCTGGCTCAACCCCATGATCGGTTGGGATGGCTACGAGCCGGTGACCGGTGGAATGCAGGCCGCACTGCCCCATGTCGATCTGTTTGCGCCAGCCCATAACCTCGACAGTCTGGCCGCCCTCGAACCTTATCTTGAACGCCTGTGA
- a CDS encoding FAD binding domain-containing protein has translation MIPGEFTYHRPATVKEAVAILAEHGDEARPLSGGHSLIPMMKLRMAAPEHLIDLGGVESLKGISEDGETIIIGAMTTQHEMISSDLLAAKLPIIRETSLLIADPQIRYLGTLGGNVANGDPGNDMPALMQCLNASYVLSGPDGDREVAAREFYEAAYFTALAPEEILIAVRIPTPATGHGYAYEKLKRKVGDYATAAAAVLLTMNGGTVASCSIALTNVADTPLFAAEASEILTGSALDPETVKEAVAAAEAITEPASDGRGPAEYRTKMAGVMLERALARAAEHASS, from the coding sequence GTGATCCCAGGTGAATTCACATATCACCGGCCAGCGACTGTTAAAGAAGCAGTGGCGATCCTGGCCGAACACGGCGATGAAGCCCGGCCCCTTTCTGGAGGCCACAGCCTGATCCCAATGATGAAGCTGCGCATGGCCGCGCCGGAACATCTGATCGATCTTGGCGGTGTCGAGAGCCTAAAGGGCATCTCGGAAGACGGCGAAACGATCATCATAGGAGCGATGACGACCCAGCACGAGATGATCAGTTCGGATCTCCTTGCCGCAAAACTTCCAATCATTCGCGAAACATCCTTGCTGATCGCCGATCCTCAAATCCGGTATCTCGGCACTCTCGGCGGAAACGTCGCAAACGGCGATCCGGGCAATGACATGCCGGCGCTTATGCAATGCCTCAATGCAAGCTATGTCCTGAGTGGTCCGGACGGCGACCGCGAAGTAGCCGCGCGCGAGTTTTACGAGGCCGCATATTTTACGGCCTTGGCGCCGGAAGAAATCCTGATCGCGGTTCGGATCCCGACACCGGCGACGGGCCATGGCTATGCCTATGAAAAACTGAAACGCAAGGTGGGTGACTACGCCACCGCCGCCGCAGCGGTCCTCCTCACAATGAACGGCGGCACCGTTGCATCCTGCTCAATAGCACTCACCAATGTGGCCGACACACCGCTCTTCGCTGCTGAGGCGAGCGAGATCCTTACAGGGTCCGCTTTGGATCCAGAGACTGTGAAAGAAGCCGTTGCAGCAGCAGAAGCCATCACGGAACCGGCATCTGACGGACGTGGTCCTGCCGAATACCGCACGAAAATGGCAGGCGTGATGCTGGAACGCGCACTGGCCCGCGCAGCAGAGCACGCAAGCAGCTGA
- a CDS encoding XdhC family protein, with protein MKHSAPETLRAAQQASATDVSALAEQLRKDAEPYALATVVRTISVTAAKAGAKAVIAADGHIAGGWIGGGCARSAVIKAAKAAIEDGEPKLISLQPEDLLAELGVEAGDNRQGVQFARNMCPSQGTMDIFVEPVLPRPKLVILGASPVAVALAQQGPNIGFECIAHASLEDLKTFPQECEVKDGFDIPENSNAERYLAVSTQGRGDLAALESALAANSKHIAFVGSHRKIAHLKSKLREKGISDESLERIDGPAGLDLGAITPEEIALSILAELVMVRRKGQRGTDVHHI; from the coding sequence ATGAAACACTCTGCCCCTGAAACACTGAGAGCTGCACAACAAGCCTCGGCTACCGATGTTTCTGCATTGGCGGAGCAACTTCGAAAAGATGCAGAACCCTATGCACTGGCGACAGTCGTCCGAACCATTTCGGTAACCGCAGCGAAAGCCGGCGCAAAGGCCGTGATTGCCGCAGATGGCCATATTGCAGGCGGCTGGATCGGTGGCGGCTGTGCAAGATCCGCTGTAATCAAGGCTGCAAAGGCTGCCATTGAAGACGGCGAACCAAAACTGATTTCCCTCCAACCGGAAGACCTGCTGGCTGAACTCGGCGTTGAAGCCGGAGACAACCGGCAAGGGGTACAGTTTGCGAGGAACATGTGCCCAAGCCAGGGCACGATGGACATCTTTGTCGAACCGGTTCTGCCGCGACCGAAACTTGTTATCCTCGGAGCGAGCCCTGTGGCCGTCGCCCTTGCGCAGCAGGGCCCGAACATCGGCTTTGAGTGTATTGCTCATGCCTCCCTTGAGGACCTCAAGACATTTCCGCAAGAGTGCGAAGTCAAAGACGGTTTTGACATTCCCGAAAACAGCAATGCCGAGCGTTACCTCGCGGTCTCCACACAAGGGCGCGGTGATTTGGCGGCGCTTGAATCCGCCCTTGCTGCGAACTCGAAACACATCGCCTTTGTCGGCAGCCACAGGAAAATTGCCCACCTGAAGTCCAAGCTGCGCGAAAAGGGGATCAGCGACGAGAGCCTTGAACGGATAGACGGTCCTGCCGGGCTCGACCTTGGTGCGATCACGCCTGAGGAAATAGCCCTTTCGATCCTTGCCGAACTCGTGATGGTCCGCCGCAAGGGCCAACGCGGAACCGACGTTCATCACATTTAA
- a CDS encoding aerobic carbon-monoxide dehydrogenase large subunit — translation MNDITPTREQREAALEGMGCKRKRVEDVRFTQGQGQYVDDIKLPGMVFGDFVRSPYPHARITKIDATEALKIPGVIAVLTAEDLKGVNLAWMPTLAGDVQMVLADGKVLYQNQEVAFVVAENRYIADDAIQLVEVDYEELPVLIDPFKAMDPDAPVLREDLEGKMEGAHGPRDHHNHIFKWHVGDSEETAKAFSEADVTIKEMISYHRTHPSPLETCQCVASMDKVKGELTLWGTFQAPHVIRTVASLLSTIPEHKIHVIAPDIGGGFGNKVGAYPGYICSIVASIVTGVPVKWVEDRMENLSTTSFARDYHMTTELAAKADGTVTGLKVHVLADHGGFDACADPSKWPAGFFNIVTGSYDFPTADLTVDGVYTNKAPGGVAYRCSFRVTEAAYCIERAMDVLAQKLDMDPADLRIKNFVRQDQFPYQSALGWEYDSGDYHTAMQKAMDTIGYRQLREEQKAKQEAFQRGETREIMGIGISFFTEIVGAGPSKNCDILGVAMFDSAEIRVHPTGSVISRMGTKSQGQGHETTWAQIIATEIGIPADDIMVEEGNTDTAPYGLGTYGSRSTPVAGAAIALAARKIRNKAQMIAAHMLEVSEYDLEWDVDGFQVKGNPQARKSMKEIAWAAYNAPPPNLEPGLEAVSYYDPPNMTYPFGAYFCVMDIDVDTGVAKTRRFYALDDCGTRINPMIIEGQVHGGLTEAFAIAMGQEIRYDEMGNVMGASFMDFFLPTAVETPHWETDHTVTPSPHHPIGAKGVGESPNVGGVPAFSNAVNNAFQFLGSTHIQMPHDAWRVWQAAKDLGAHD, via the coding sequence ATGAACGACATAACCCCGACACGCGAACAGCGCGAAGCGGCCCTAGAAGGCATGGGCTGCAAGCGCAAACGCGTTGAAGACGTTCGCTTCACTCAGGGCCAGGGACAGTATGTCGATGACATCAAGCTTCCGGGAATGGTATTCGGTGACTTTGTCCGCTCGCCTTATCCGCATGCCCGCATCACCAAGATAGACGCGACCGAAGCGTTGAAAATTCCGGGCGTGATCGCGGTGCTGACCGCCGAGGACCTGAAGGGCGTCAACCTTGCCTGGATGCCGACGCTGGCCGGGGACGTGCAGATGGTTCTGGCCGACGGCAAGGTTTTGTATCAGAACCAGGAAGTGGCCTTTGTTGTCGCCGAAAACCGCTACATAGCCGATGACGCCATCCAGTTGGTCGAAGTGGACTATGAGGAACTGCCCGTCCTGATCGACCCGTTCAAGGCGATGGATCCGGATGCCCCGGTCCTGCGCGAAGATCTGGAAGGCAAGATGGAAGGTGCCCATGGCCCGCGCGACCATCACAACCACATCTTCAAGTGGCATGTCGGTGACAGCGAGGAAACCGCCAAGGCGTTTTCAGAAGCCGATGTGACCATCAAGGAAATGATCTCCTATCACCGGACCCATCCGTCCCCGCTGGAGACCTGCCAGTGCGTGGCATCAATGGACAAGGTGAAGGGAGAATTGACCCTGTGGGGCACCTTCCAGGCGCCGCATGTGATCCGTACGGTTGCCTCCCTGCTGTCCACCATTCCGGAGCACAAGATCCATGTGATCGCTCCGGACATCGGCGGCGGTTTCGGCAACAAGGTGGGCGCCTATCCGGGTTATATCTGCTCGATCGTCGCCTCGATCGTGACCGGCGTGCCGGTGAAATGGGTTGAAGACCGGATGGAGAACCTCTCCACCACGTCTTTTGCCCGCGACTATCATATGACTACGGAACTGGCCGCCAAGGCCGACGGCACGGTGACCGGGCTGAAAGTCCATGTGCTTGCCGATCATGGAGGTTTTGATGCCTGCGCCGATCCGTCCAAATGGCCGGCGGGTTTCTTCAACATCGTCACCGGGTCTTATGATTTTCCAACAGCCGACCTGACCGTGGATGGCGTTTACACCAACAAGGCGCCGGGCGGTGTTGCCTATCGGTGCTCGTTCCGGGTAACGGAGGCCGCCTACTGCATCGAGCGTGCCATGGATGTCCTCGCCCAGAAGCTAGACATGGACCCGGCGGATCTGCGCATCAAGAACTTCGTCAGACAAGACCAGTTCCCCTACCAGTCCGCGCTTGGCTGGGAGTATGACAGCGGCGATTATCACACCGCGATGCAAAAGGCGATGGACACCATCGGCTACCGCCAGCTGCGCGAGGAACAAAAGGCCAAGCAGGAAGCCTTCCAGCGCGGCGAAACCCGCGAGATCATGGGCATCGGCATTTCGTTCTTCACCGAGATCGTCGGTGCCGGCCCGTCCAAGAACTGCGACATTCTGGGTGTCGCCATGTTCGACAGCGCGGAAATCCGGGTTCACCCGACCGGCTCGGTGATATCGCGCATGGGGACCAAAAGCCAGGGTCAGGGCCACGAGACGACCTGGGCCCAGATCATCGCAACCGAAATCGGCATTCCCGCCGACGACATCATGGTCGAGGAAGGCAACACGGACACCGCCCCCTATGGCCTTGGCACCTACGGATCGCGGTCGACACCGGTGGCCGGTGCGGCAATCGCCCTGGCTGCCCGCAAGATCCGCAACAAGGCCCAGATGATCGCGGCCCATATGCTGGAAGTCTCCGAGTACGATCTCGAATGGGACGTTGACGGCTTCCAGGTCAAGGGGAACCCGCAAGCGCGCAAGTCCATGAAGGAAATCGCCTGGGCGGCCTACAACGCGCCGCCGCCGAACCTGGAACCGGGTCTGGAGGCTGTCAGCTACTACGACCCGCCGAACATGACCTATCCGTTTGGCGCGTACTTCTGTGTCATGGACATTGATGTCGATACCGGGGTCGCCAAGACCCGGCGGTTCTACGCCCTCGACGACTGCGGCACACGCATCAACCCGATGATCATCGAGGGGCAGGTCCATGGTGGTCTGACTGAGGCCTTCGCCATCGCGATGGGTCAGGAGATCCGTTACGATGAAATGGGCAATGTTATGGGCGCATCGTTCATGGACTTCTTCCTGCCGACCGCCGTGGAAACGCCGCATTGGGAAACCGATCACACGGTCACCCCGAGCCCGCATCATCCAATTGGGGCCAAAGGCGTGGGCGAAAGCCCGAATGTCGGCGGCGTTCCGGCCTTCTCCAATGCGGTCAACAATGCGTTCCAATTCCTGGGCTCCACGCATATCCAGATGCCGCATGATGCTTGGCGTGTCTGGCAGGCAGCCAAGGATCTTGGTGCACACGACTAA
- a CDS encoding SRPBCC family protein, whose amino-acid sequence MTDSQRIEAPRETVWAALNDPEVLKASIPGCEELIKHSETELEAKVKLKVGPVKATFGGKVELLDLDPPNGYRIEGEGSGGVAGFARGGAKVQLEADGPDATILHYEVDAKVGGKLAQLGARLIDSTAKRLAGEFFTAFAEQVGPSVPEDAEESADAFGDADASKEKKGWLGGLFGGKKTEETPQEAAE is encoded by the coding sequence ATGACCGACAGCCAACGGATCGAAGCGCCCCGTGAGACGGTTTGGGCAGCGCTGAACGACCCGGAAGTTCTCAAGGCATCGATTCCCGGGTGCGAGGAGTTGATCAAGCACTCCGAGACCGAACTGGAAGCCAAAGTGAAGCTGAAGGTGGGCCCGGTGAAAGCAACGTTCGGCGGCAAGGTCGAACTGCTCGATCTTGATCCGCCGAACGGGTATCGCATTGAGGGCGAAGGCTCCGGTGGTGTGGCCGGTTTTGCACGCGGCGGCGCGAAGGTCCAGTTGGAAGCAGATGGACCGGACGCCACCATTTTGCACTACGAGGTGGACGCAAAAGTCGGTGGCAAGCTCGCCCAGCTCGGCGCCCGCCTGATCGATTCCACGGCTAAACGCCTGGCTGGCGAGTTTTTCACCGCCTTTGCGGAACAAGTCGGCCCGAGCGTACCCGAAGATGCTGAAGAAAGTGCAGATGCTTTCGGTGACGCAGACGCGTCTAAGGAAAAGAAAGGCTGGCTTGGCGGCCTGTTTGGTGGAAAGAAAACCGAAGAAACACCCCAGGAAGCAGCCGAGTAA
- a CDS encoding NAD(P)-dependent oxidoreductase, with translation MHVGFIGLGNVGGKLAGSIVRNGFDLTVLDLDENLMAKFAAFGAKKGISPRQLTEDCDVVITCLPSPTACAAVVEGPDGILEGIGPGTIWAEMSTTDASEVKRLAGLVAEKGGEAIECPVSGGCHRAATGNISIFAGCSRETFEKALPFLTVLGRRVLHTGDIGSASVLKVVTNYLATANLVSVCEALTTCKAAGMELNTAYEAIKISSGTSFVHETEGQVILNGSRDISFTMDLVAKDIGLFQSIAEEHSVPLELSPLLNQIFADGISRYGPRELSPNIIKRLEDATGLSVLGDGFPAEMEDDEPEEPGYEVRPTAAVAIAAE, from the coding sequence ATGCATGTAGGATTTATCGGTCTTGGCAATGTTGGCGGCAAACTGGCTGGCAGCATCGTGCGCAATGGTTTTGATCTCACGGTCCTTGATCTCGATGAAAACCTCATGGCGAAGTTCGCCGCGTTTGGCGCCAAAAAAGGGATTAGTCCGAGACAGCTGACTGAAGACTGCGATGTGGTGATCACCTGTCTGCCAAGCCCGACCGCATGTGCTGCAGTCGTCGAGGGGCCGGATGGCATTCTTGAAGGCATTGGTCCGGGCACAATTTGGGCGGAAATGTCGACAACGGACGCCAGTGAAGTCAAACGGCTTGCCGGTCTGGTTGCCGAAAAGGGTGGTGAGGCCATTGAATGTCCGGTTTCCGGCGGGTGCCACAGGGCGGCCACAGGCAATATTTCGATCTTTGCCGGGTGCAGCCGGGAGACTTTTGAAAAGGCCCTTCCTTTTCTGACTGTGCTGGGACGCCGAGTGTTGCACACAGGCGATATCGGGTCGGCTTCCGTGTTGAAAGTTGTCACAAATTATCTGGCGACCGCGAACCTCGTCTCCGTTTGTGAGGCCCTGACCACCTGCAAGGCGGCTGGTATGGAACTCAACACGGCCTATGAGGCGATCAAGATCTCGTCTGGAACCTCCTTCGTGCATGAAACCGAAGGACAGGTGATCCTCAACGGGTCCCGGGATATTTCCTTCACGATGGATCTGGTTGCCAAGGATATCGGATTGTTTCAGTCGATTGCCGAGGAACACAGCGTTCCGCTCGAGCTGTCACCCCTGTTGAACCAGATCTTCGCCGATGGCATTTCCCGCTACGGTCCCCGCGAGCTGTCGCCGAACATCATTAAGCGACTGGAGGATGCTACAGGCCTCTCGGTCCTCGGAGATGGCTTTCCGGCCGAAATGGAAGATGACGAACCGGAAGAACCGGGGTACGAAGTCAGACCAACAGCTGCGGTTGCCATCGCGGCGGAATGA
- a CDS encoding LysR substrate-binding domain-containing protein, whose amino-acid sequence MSILPNLMWLRSFETTARLGSFTAAAEELSLTQAAVSTHIRNLESQLGHALFLRSTRKLALTEIGKAYLPSVRKAIDELSLSTAGLFGARQSGTVTLRAPISTTVLVVAPQLPTFLEEHPTIKVRLLSAIWAETVLETEVDIDVRLGIGKWPDGHADLLARDTIIPACAPLHAEAIDTPETLLETPLIHILGFEDHWDRFFERCGLERPKGQRRVTVDTTLAAVELAAAGAGVALILERAAIRLEEVGRLKIPLDIRIPLGQDHYLVERDHAARTRPEVETVKDWLRTILT is encoded by the coding sequence ATGTCCATTCTTCCAAATCTGATGTGGCTCAGAAGCTTCGAAACGACCGCCCGGCTCGGCAGTTTTACAGCGGCGGCCGAAGAACTCAGCCTCACTCAGGCCGCCGTCAGCACACATATCCGCAATCTGGAGAGCCAGCTTGGCCATGCCCTGTTTCTCCGCTCGACGCGCAAACTTGCTCTGACCGAAATCGGAAAGGCCTATTTGCCCTCCGTGCGCAAGGCGATTGACGAGTTGTCTTTGTCAACGGCCGGCCTGTTCGGGGCACGCCAGTCCGGCACTGTCACCCTGCGCGCACCGATCTCAACAACAGTTCTGGTGGTCGCGCCACAGCTGCCTACATTTTTGGAGGAACATCCGACCATCAAGGTTCGCCTCCTGTCGGCCATCTGGGCAGAAACCGTTCTGGAGACCGAGGTCGATATCGACGTTCGGCTTGGTATCGGAAAATGGCCAGACGGCCACGCAGATCTTCTGGCAAGAGACACGATCATTCCCGCCTGCGCACCCTTGCATGCCGAGGCTATAGACACACCCGAAACGCTTCTGGAGACACCGCTCATCCACATTCTTGGATTTGAAGATCACTGGGATCGATTCTTCGAAAGATGTGGCCTGGAACGCCCAAAGGGGCAGCGGCGGGTAACTGTCGACACCACACTTGCAGCGGTTGAACTGGCAGCAGCTGGTGCTGGGGTCGCTCTCATCCTGGAACGGGCTGCGATCCGGTTGGAAGAGGTCGGGCGGCTTAAAATCCCCTTGGACATTCGAATTCCACTCGGACAAGACCACTACCTTGTGGAACGGGATCATGCAGCAAGAACACGCCCTGAAGTGGAGACGGTGAAAGACTGGCTGAGGACGATCCTCACGTAG
- a CDS encoding aldehyde dehydrogenase family protein, whose product MLDKRHFYIDGQWVAPTEAKDIDVINPATEQPVAVISLGGEADLNKAVDAAKAAFETWGESSVEERVALFERIIEIYNRRSAEMDEAIRLEMGAPTKFAREQQTPSGTGHFEATLEALKSHQWERPSPRGGSTLRDEPIGVCGLITPWNWPINQIAAKVAPALAAGCTMVLKPSEIAPLSAMLFAEILDEAGCPKGVFNLVNGDGLGIGVPMSSHPDIDMVSFTGSTRAGTSVAQNAAATVKRVALELGGKSANILFADADLETAVQFSVEGCFANSGQSCDAPTRLLVERSVYDEVLALAKRFASETAVGDPQQDGDHIGPVVSQLQFDRIQSHIDAGIKEGTKLLAGGAGKPEGLETGYYVRPTIFADVSNDMHVAREEIFGPVLAILPFETEEDAVRIANDTPYGLAAYIQTGDPERAGRVARKLRAGNVYINGAGIDYDVPFGGYKQSGNGREFGQFGLEDFLELKAITA is encoded by the coding sequence ATGCTTGATAAACGCCATTTTTATATCGACGGGCAATGGGTTGCTCCAACTGAAGCAAAAGACATCGATGTCATCAATCCGGCAACAGAGCAGCCGGTTGCCGTTATCTCTTTGGGAGGCGAAGCAGACCTGAACAAGGCGGTCGATGCCGCTAAGGCAGCGTTTGAAACCTGGGGTGAGAGCTCGGTTGAAGAGCGTGTTGCTCTCTTTGAACGGATCATCGAAATCTACAATCGCCGGTCCGCTGAAATGGATGAGGCGATCCGTCTTGAAATGGGGGCGCCAACCAAGTTTGCCCGCGAGCAGCAGACGCCTTCAGGGACTGGTCATTTTGAGGCAACACTTGAAGCCCTCAAATCCCATCAATGGGAGCGGCCAAGCCCACGCGGCGGCAGCACCTTGCGGGATGAGCCGATTGGCGTTTGCGGTCTGATTACGCCTTGGAACTGGCCGATCAATCAGATAGCCGCAAAGGTCGCACCGGCACTGGCCGCTGGATGCACGATGGTCTTGAAACCGAGCGAAATTGCACCGCTCTCGGCGATGCTGTTTGCTGAAATTCTGGACGAGGCCGGCTGCCCCAAAGGGGTCTTCAATCTGGTCAATGGGGATGGCCTCGGGATCGGAGTGCCAATGTCGTCACACCCCGATATCGACATGGTGTCGTTTACCGGTTCTACACGGGCCGGGACATCCGTCGCCCAGAATGCAGCAGCGACCGTCAAACGTGTCGCTTTGGAACTCGGTGGCAAGTCGGCCAATATTCTCTTTGCCGATGCTGACCTTGAAACGGCCGTACAGTTTTCGGTCGAAGGTTGTTTTGCCAACTCCGGCCAGTCTTGCGACGCGCCAACCCGGCTACTGGTCGAGCGGTCTGTTTATGATGAAGTCCTCGCGCTGGCCAAAAGATTTGCCTCCGAGACGGCTGTCGGCGATCCGCAACAGGATGGGGATCACATTGGGCCGGTCGTGAGCCAGTTGCAATTTGATCGGATCCAGAGCCATATCGACGCGGGGATCAAGGAAGGCACCAAACTGCTTGCCGGCGGTGCGGGAAAGCCTGAAGGACTGGAAACCGGCTACTACGTCCGGCCAACCATTTTCGCAGACGTCTCCAATGACATGCATGTTGCGCGGGAAGAAATATTTGGGCCGGTGCTTGCGATCTTGCCGTTTGAGACGGAAGAAGACGCAGTCCGCATTGCCAACGACACCCCCTATGGCCTGGCCGCCTATATCCAGACCGGAGATCCGGAGCGCGCGGGCAGGGTGGCCCGGAAACTGCGTGCCGGAAACGTCTATATCAACGGCGCGGGCATTGACTACGACGTTCCCTTCGGCGGCTACAAGCAGTCCGGCAACGGCCGCGAATTCGGTCAATTTGGTCTGGAAGACTTTCTGGAACTTAAGGCGATTACGGCCTGA
- a CDS encoding AAA family ATPase: MTTQTKDTLAEALAGAGYVADDGLAMALLLTEMLNRPLLLEGEAGVGKTEVAKALAKLDNTDLIRLQCYEGLDRSDAIYEWNYQRQLLAIKAREGSGDNAETVEEAVFSEKYLLERPLLAAIRQDKAPVLLIDEVDRADEEFEAFLLELLSDFQVSIPELGTIEAKSIPRVILTSNGTRELSDALRRRCLYHYVDYPDPSREARILLSRVEGLDTALALQIAELMGKLRKEDLTKVPGVAETIDWAAALVGLGTKNLHERRETVFDTLVCVLKTREDQARITPEVTDRLLGKVA; encoded by the coding sequence ATGACGACCCAGACAAAAGACACGCTCGCCGAAGCGCTCGCTGGCGCCGGATATGTTGCAGATGATGGCCTTGCCATGGCCCTTCTCCTCACCGAGATGCTGAACAGGCCTTTGCTTCTGGAAGGCGAAGCAGGGGTCGGCAAAACGGAAGTCGCAAAAGCGCTCGCAAAGCTGGACAACACGGATCTGATCCGATTGCAATGCTACGAGGGTCTTGACCGTTCCGACGCCATTTACGAGTGGAACTACCAGCGCCAACTCCTCGCCATCAAGGCTCGGGAGGGGTCCGGCGACAACGCTGAAACCGTTGAAGAGGCGGTGTTTTCTGAGAAGTATCTTTTGGAACGTCCCCTTCTTGCGGCGATCCGCCAAGACAAGGCACCGGTCCTTCTGATCGATGAAGTCGACCGGGCTGATGAAGAGTTTGAGGCGTTCCTGTTGGAACTCCTGTCCGACTTTCAGGTCTCCATTCCCGAACTTGGCACCATCGAAGCCAAAAGCATTCCCCGGGTCATCCTGACCTCGAACGGAACACGGGAGCTGTCCGATGCACTGCGCCGCCGGTGCCTTTATCACTATGTCGATTACCCGGACCCCAGCCGCGAAGCGCGCATTCTTTTAAGCCGGGTGGAGGGACTGGATACTGCCCTTGCCCTGCAAATCGCCGAGCTGATGGGCAAGTTGCGCAAGGAAGACCTGACGAAGGTGCCGGGCGTTGCCGAAACCATCGACTGGGCGGCTGCCCTTGTCGGCCTTGGCACAAAAAATCTGCATGAGCGGCGTGAGACGGTTTTCGATACTCTCGTCTGCGTTCTGAAGACACGCGAAGACCAGGCCCGTATTACTCCGGAAGTCACGGATCGGCTTCTTGGAAAGGTGGCCTGA